From Mesobacillus boroniphilus, the proteins below share one genomic window:
- a CDS encoding YgzB family protein translates to MAKYSSKINKIRTFALSLIFIGFIVMYAGIFFRNSPLVMTIFMILGLLFIIASTGVYFWIGMLSTKTVQVVCPNCGKQTKMLGRVDICMYCNEPLTLDASLEGKEFDEQYNRKEQK, encoded by the coding sequence ATGGCTAAATATTCTAGTAAAATAAATAAAATCCGCACCTTTGCGTTGAGCTTGATTTTCATTGGCTTCATCGTTATGTACGCAGGTATTTTCTTTCGGAACTCCCCATTGGTCATGACGATTTTCATGATCCTGGGATTGCTTTTCATTATTGCAAGCACGGGTGTTTATTTTTGGATTGGAATGTTATCGACAAAAACAGTTCAGGTCGTCTGTCCTAACTGCGGTAAACAGACCAAAATGCTCGGCCGGGTGGATATTTGCATGTATTGCAACGAACCGTTAACTCTTGACGCATCTCTTGAAGGCAAGGAGTTTGACGAACAATACAACCGTAAAGAACAAAAATAG